One segment of Pseudodesulfovibrio sp. 5S69 DNA contains the following:
- a CDS encoding HPP family protein, whose amino-acid sequence MLFKSGSVQFRVASLCREEFAPEVYRPGVISLSRLLWGSLGGGLLLAVIAIASKLTGIAVLFPPLAATCFINSTCVFLRVARPKPVIVGHFVASIGGLAGCWAGSLLGAEIGYAVALKLGFAVMFAAALMQIFDADHPPAAATAAIPAILPLPMPAYLLPVHMAWGATLAVLFALAWNRLWFEFPASDIDHREKTCGLYMQLPQIVGLAVCATGFALLCLQRFLPEAHTAGTAVMLLGVALLGTHHFFGLRRAT is encoded by the coding sequence ATGTTGTTCAAATCCGGTTCAGTGCAATTCAGAGTGGCCTCCCTGTGCCGGGAGGAATTCGCGCCCGAGGTCTACCGCCCGGGGGTGATCTCCCTTTCGCGCCTGTTGTGGGGGTCGCTCGGCGGCGGCCTGCTGCTGGCGGTCATCGCCATCGCCTCCAAGCTGACTGGCATTGCGGTCCTTTTCCCTCCCTTGGCCGCGACGTGCTTCATCAATTCGACCTGCGTCTTCCTTCGGGTGGCCCGGCCCAAGCCCGTAATCGTCGGGCATTTCGTCGCTTCGATAGGCGGATTGGCGGGGTGTTGGGCAGGTTCTCTTCTGGGGGCGGAAATCGGGTATGCGGTCGCGCTCAAGCTCGGTTTCGCGGTGATGTTCGCCGCCGCCCTCATGCAGATTTTCGACGCCGACCATCCGCCGGCCGCCGCTACGGCAGCCATTCCGGCCATCCTGCCGCTGCCCATGCCCGCCTATCTACTGCCCGTCCACATGGCCTGGGGAGCCACCCTGGCCGTGTTATTCGCCTTGGCCTGGAACCGGCTGTGGTTCGAGTTCCCGGCATCCGATATCGACCACCGGGAAAAGACCTGCGGCCTGTATATGCAACTGCCGCAAATCGTGGGCCTGGCTGTGTGCGCGACCGGCTTCGCGCTCTTGTGCCTGCAGCGCTTCCTCCCCGAGGCGCATACGGCGGGAACAGCGGTCATGCTTCTGGGGGTTGCGCTCCTTGGCACCCATCATTTTTTCGGACTGCGGCGCGCCACGTAA
- the cooS gene encoding anaerobic carbon-monoxide dehydrogenase catalytic subunit — MCGDNHSHDHGHGHHHHDNDFTDYKDAVKAYRESFASKEDVMNHAPDPAVREMLKYMDEQGVENCFDRFDKQKPHCTFGLAGVCCRICSLGPCKITERSPRGTCGANADLIVARNMVRSAAGGVAGHGARAREVMLTMKKAAEGNVDLPIVGKDKVMGVAKAYGLETEGKTVEALAGEIADILLEDMSRTVPGTHKTLKAIAPAERQKVWEELGLTPISSYHEVFEALHQTTVGTQGDWRKAMDHFLRLGLTFSMNSVVGGSIAQDCLYGVPHRSTIKANLGALRTDTVNIAIHGHAPMMAMKVIETARTDKFVKMAEEAGAKGIQFYGICCSGLSSMYRLGGVIPLSNANGSELVVATGALDLWLADIQEVFPGIMDVANCYKTVVVTTNESNRLPGAEHIGYKRDLEDLDKLPELAEKIVTRAIESFTNRRDVKRHIPPYEMEAQVGFGLEVLSEHFHGSVEPIAEALKEGKIRGIINLAGCTNTRIVFEKAIVDIVDILLKNNILVFTNGCASFPMAKLGYCRPEAREKCGDSLKAFLGDNLPPVLHFGECIDNAHAVGTFATIAGFAGHPIKDMPFAEVTPEWSNEKGVGAALAFRMLGFDSYHCVHAPVQGSKKVRDFLYGGTRELLGSCMNVDPDPQKVAAMIINDFEAARRKLGWA; from the coding sequence ATGTGCGGCGACAACCATTCGCATGACCATGGTCACGGCCATCACCACCATGACAACGATTTCACCGACTACAAGGATGCGGTCAAAGCCTACCGCGAGTCCTTCGCCAGCAAGGAGGATGTGATGAACCACGCCCCGGACCCGGCGGTCCGGGAGATGCTCAAGTACATGGACGAGCAGGGTGTGGAGAACTGTTTCGATCGGTTCGACAAGCAGAAACCGCACTGTACTTTCGGCCTGGCCGGAGTCTGCTGCCGCATCTGCTCGCTCGGGCCGTGCAAGATCACGGAGCGTTCCCCGAGGGGAACCTGCGGGGCCAACGCCGATCTTATCGTGGCACGCAACATGGTCCGTTCAGCGGCCGGCGGCGTGGCCGGACACGGCGCCCGTGCCCGCGAGGTCATGCTGACCATGAAGAAGGCCGCCGAGGGCAATGTCGATCTGCCCATCGTCGGCAAAGACAAGGTCATGGGCGTGGCCAAGGCCTACGGGCTGGAGACCGAGGGCAAGACTGTCGAGGCCCTGGCCGGCGAGATCGCCGACATCCTGCTCGAAGACATGAGCCGGACCGTGCCCGGCACGCACAAGACCCTCAAGGCCATCGCCCCGGCCGAGCGCCAGAAGGTATGGGAAGAGCTCGGCCTGACCCCGATCAGCTCCTATCATGAAGTCTTTGAGGCGCTGCATCAGACCACGGTCGGCACCCAGGGCGACTGGCGCAAAGCCATGGACCATTTCCTTCGCCTGGGCCTGACCTTCTCCATGAATAGTGTGGTCGGCGGCTCCATCGCCCAGGATTGCCTCTACGGCGTCCCGCACCGCAGCACCATCAAGGCCAACTTGGGTGCACTGCGCACGGACACGGTCAACATCGCCATTCACGGCCACGCCCCGATGATGGCCATGAAGGTCATTGAGACCGCCCGCACAGACAAGTTCGTCAAGATGGCCGAGGAGGCCGGGGCCAAGGGCATCCAGTTCTACGGCATCTGCTGCTCCGGCCTGTCCTCCATGTACCGCCTGGGCGGGGTCATTCCCCTGTCCAACGCCAACGGCTCCGAGCTGGTGGTCGCCACCGGCGCGCTCGACCTGTGGCTGGCGGACATCCAGGAGGTCTTCCCCGGCATCATGGACGTGGCCAACTGCTACAAGACCGTGGTCGTGACCACCAACGAGTCCAACCGGCTGCCCGGGGCCGAACACATCGGCTACAAGCGCGACCTGGAGGATCTGGACAAGCTGCCCGAGTTGGCCGAGAAGATCGTCACCCGCGCCATCGAGAGCTTCACCAACCGCCGTGATGTTAAACGGCACATCCCGCCCTACGAGATGGAGGCCCAGGTCGGCTTCGGCCTTGAGGTGCTGAGCGAACACTTCCACGGCAGCGTGGAACCCATCGCCGAAGCCCTGAAGGAAGGCAAGATCCGGGGCATTATCAACCTGGCTGGCTGCACCAATACCCGCATTGTCTTCGAAAAGGCCATCGTCGACATCGTCGACATCCTGCTGAAGAACAACATCCTGGTCTTCACCAACGGCTGCGCCTCATTCCCCATGGCCAAGCTCGGCTACTGCAGGCCCGAGGCTCGGGAAAAGTGCGGTGACAGCCTCAAGGCGTTCCTCGGCGACAACCTGCCGCCGGTCCTGCACTTCGGCGAATGCATCGACAATGCGCATGCCGTGGGCACCTTCGCGACCATAGCCGGCTTCGCCGGGCATCCCATCAAGGACATGCCGTTTGCCGAGGTCACGCCGGAATGGTCCAACGAGAAGGGCGTGGGCGCGGCGCTGGCCTTCCGCATGCTCGGCTTTGACTCCTATCACTGCGTGCACGCCCCGGTGCAGGGGTCGAAAAAGGTCCGCGACTTCCTTTACGGCGGTACGAGAGAACTGCTCGGCTCCTGCATGAACGTTGATCCCGACCCGCAGAAGGTTGCCGCGATGATCATCAACGACTTCGAGGCCGCCCGCAGGAAGCTGGGCTGGGCGTAG
- a CDS encoding sigma-54-dependent Fis family transcriptional regulator, with protein sequence MTADQTFHFSNMDIQSLLLAMGEQRSTEALFSLVVDRLFAFEEVLLARIWLIKEGDICSSCLMADECPNRELCLHLVASAGHSSCGETLDWSRLDGKFKRFPMGVRKVGHIAATGQPVVVESIPEDSKWIAYPEWAKEEGINGFAGQPMRFHGEILGVLAVFTATKINKPALDILQILANHAATALVNTRAFEQIEKLKGQLEAENSLLREELSETSFYGGFIGRSLALQRIIQQIDLVAPTDANVLIQGESGTGKELVARELHQRSERSNKPLIKVNCASIPKELFASEFFGHVKGAFTGAHTHREGKFGVANQGTLFLDEVGEIPLELQAQLLRVLQEGEYERIGEEKVRKVDVRVIAATNRDLQKEVEAGRFREDLYFRLNVFPITVPPLRARREDIAPLAEYFLKRSLKAMNRPALRFNPEQLAQLVEYNWQGNVRELQNIVERFAISSIAGAARVELFGGIGEERKPCPGSVVSEAGDAVLTEEEMIRLQANNIAKALARCKGKIYGPDGAAALLGLKPTTLSTRIRKMNIRRVAK encoded by the coding sequence ATGACTGCCGATCAAACTTTTCATTTCAGTAATATGGACATTCAGTCGTTACTTCTGGCGATGGGGGAGCAACGTTCGACCGAGGCGCTCTTCAGCCTTGTCGTCGATCGCCTTTTCGCATTCGAGGAAGTGTTGCTCGCTCGGATCTGGCTCATCAAGGAAGGGGACATCTGCTCCTCCTGCCTCATGGCCGACGAGTGCCCAAACAGGGAGCTCTGCCTGCATCTGGTTGCCAGCGCTGGACATTCGTCCTGTGGAGAGACCCTCGACTGGAGTCGTTTGGACGGAAAGTTCAAACGGTTCCCCATGGGCGTGAGAAAGGTCGGGCATATTGCGGCTACGGGGCAACCCGTGGTCGTCGAGTCGATTCCCGAGGACTCCAAATGGATAGCCTACCCGGAGTGGGCCAAGGAGGAAGGGATCAACGGCTTCGCAGGACAACCCATGCGATTTCACGGCGAGATCCTCGGCGTGCTGGCCGTCTTCACGGCGACGAAAATCAACAAACCGGCGTTGGACATTTTGCAGATCCTCGCCAACCACGCAGCCACCGCCCTTGTGAATACCAGGGCATTCGAACAAATCGAAAAACTGAAAGGCCAGCTCGAAGCCGAAAACAGTCTCCTGCGCGAAGAACTGAGCGAGACCAGTTTTTATGGGGGATTCATAGGCCGCAGCCTTGCCCTGCAACGTATTATCCAGCAAATCGACCTGGTCGCCCCCACCGATGCCAACGTGCTTATCCAGGGCGAGTCCGGCACCGGCAAGGAACTGGTCGCTCGCGAATTGCACCAGCGAAGCGAACGGAGCAACAAGCCGCTCATCAAAGTGAATTGCGCATCGATTCCCAAGGAACTCTTCGCCAGCGAGTTTTTCGGTCACGTCAAGGGAGCGTTCACCGGGGCGCACACCCACCGGGAAGGCAAGTTCGGTGTCGCCAACCAGGGGACCCTGTTTCTAGACGAAGTGGGCGAAATCCCGCTCGAACTCCAGGCCCAACTCCTCCGCGTCCTTCAGGAAGGGGAATACGAACGGATTGGAGAGGAAAAGGTCCGTAAGGTGGACGTACGCGTCATTGCGGCCACCAACCGGGACCTGCAAAAGGAAGTCGAGGCCGGGCGATTCCGGGAGGACCTCTATTTCCGGCTCAATGTCTTCCCCATCACGGTCCCGCCCCTGCGCGCCCGGAGAGAGGACATCGCCCCGCTGGCCGAGTACTTTCTCAAGCGTTCCCTGAAGGCCATGAATCGCCCGGCTCTCAGATTCAATCCGGAACAGCTTGCCCAACTTGTCGAGTACAATTGGCAGGGAAATGTCCGCGAACTGCAAAACATTGTCGAACGGTTCGCCATTTCGTCCATTGCGGGGGCGGCTCGGGTCGAGTTGTTCGGTGGAATCGGGGAAGAACGTAAGCCCTGTCCCGGGTCGGTCGTTTCAGAGGCGGGTGACGCTGTGTTGACCGAGGAGGAAATGATCCGGTTGCAGGCGAACAACATAGCCAAGGCATTGGCGCGGTGCAAAGGGAAGATCTACGGCCCCGACGGCGCCGCCGCCCTGTTGGGGCTGAAGCCGACCACCTTGTCGACGCGAATACGAAAGATGAATATCCGGCGAGTCGCAAAGTAG
- a CDS encoding DUF169 domain-containing protein, which translates to MTYSEMQTVLMKELRLYHYPVAVKFFFDENELKEFQENAPEIHAPLKPMTFCQWEIAARMQGQIVYGDVDGLGCGNARFCFGWKDLDDAEIKGHAKYVQDLEQAKRFVVSKPMLETKPLGIAVAPLGSIDGLYEPDTVHFYCDNMQAYHLAVDYMAATDTHPLRPNITMNSSACGGNVFSFVEQEFNMLPACSGSYNAGKTERGEINVIIPGNKFAVTFQRLMDRIKKASSSITRPGDGFPGADICKNCPLIIFKKQ; encoded by the coding sequence ATGACCTATAGCGAGATGCAAACCGTGTTGATGAAAGAGCTGCGCCTGTACCATTACCCGGTCGCGGTCAAATTCTTCTTCGACGAGAACGAGCTGAAGGAATTTCAGGAGAATGCGCCGGAAATACACGCGCCGCTCAAGCCCATGACCTTCTGCCAGTGGGAGATCGCGGCCCGCATGCAGGGTCAGATCGTCTACGGCGATGTTGACGGCCTCGGCTGCGGCAATGCCCGCTTCTGTTTCGGATGGAAGGACCTGGATGATGCCGAGATCAAGGGCCACGCCAAGTATGTCCAGGATCTTGAACAGGCGAAACGCTTCGTCGTCAGCAAGCCCATGCTCGAGACCAAGCCGCTCGGCATCGCAGTGGCCCCGCTCGGCTCCATCGACGGCCTGTACGAGCCGGACACGGTGCATTTCTACTGCGACAACATGCAGGCCTACCACTTGGCCGTGGATTACATGGCCGCGACCGACACCCATCCGCTCCGCCCGAACATCACCATGAACTCCTCCGCCTGCGGCGGAAACGTCTTCAGTTTCGTCGAGCAGGAGTTCAACATGCTTCCCGCCTGCTCCGGCAGCTACAATGCGGGCAAGACCGAACGCGGCGAGATCAACGTGATCATTCCCGGCAACAAGTTCGCAGTCACCTTCCAGCGGCTCATGGACCGCATTAAGAAGGCGAGCAGCTCCATCACCCGTCCCGGTGACGGGTTCCCCGGCGCGGACATCTGCAAGAACTGTCCGCTGATCATCTTCAAGAAGCAATAG